A genomic region of Oceaniferula marina contains the following coding sequences:
- a CDS encoding TIGR03790 family protein, with protein sequence MKTIPLLFLLGCSILTAKPIAPESVAILYNNQIPESEALARHYAKARNIPRSNLVGLELSSKDEITREEYNSSLRDPIRALFVSRGWWKMAKTKEGKILPGQSKITTLVSMRGVPFKIKRQAVKQTGESKLPKHFAQANEAAVDSELAMVGVHDLPTLGPINNPYFKKESSISEAKLPFLLLVGRIDGPSYKLCKRLISDAAATEKRGLWGMAYIDLAKKGGGYVAGDQWMENIGKLNRQVGIPTAIDRNKQTFTTNYPMSDAAIYYGWYTTNFNGPLLNPHFNFRRGAVAVHLHSYSASHLRNAKSRWTGPILEKGAAATVGNVYEPYLHLTHHLDIFHDRLLKGYSLVEAAYMANPALSWQALVLGDPLYRPFIHFEGGGEKDDFDRDYRAIRMANQIWKDKPETMVKKLRTKAAELGNATLYEYLGLWHREQKQNEVAIAFFQTASKKHMLSADRLRQWIYTADIHRQSGNKVLAIETLKKAKLIIPQIPESQSVTALLNILDPPPPPPAQQKANAAKP encoded by the coding sequence ATGAAAACCATCCCCCTCCTCTTCCTTCTCGGCTGCAGTATTTTGACGGCCAAGCCGATTGCACCTGAGTCTGTCGCCATTCTCTATAACAACCAGATCCCTGAATCTGAAGCCTTGGCCCGTCACTATGCCAAAGCCCGCAACATCCCACGATCCAACCTTGTAGGGCTGGAACTCTCCAGCAAAGATGAAATCACCCGCGAGGAATACAACAGCAGCCTGCGCGACCCGATCCGGGCGCTATTCGTCTCCCGCGGCTGGTGGAAAATGGCAAAAACCAAGGAGGGCAAAATCCTTCCCGGCCAAAGCAAGATTACCACGCTGGTCAGTATGCGTGGAGTCCCCTTCAAGATCAAACGTCAAGCGGTGAAGCAAACCGGAGAAAGCAAGCTTCCCAAGCATTTCGCCCAGGCCAATGAGGCCGCTGTCGATTCCGAACTGGCGATGGTCGGCGTGCACGATCTGCCAACACTCGGGCCGATCAACAACCCCTACTTTAAAAAAGAATCGTCCATCAGCGAAGCCAAGCTTCCCTTTCTCCTGCTCGTTGGCCGCATCGATGGCCCCAGCTATAAACTCTGCAAGCGCCTGATCAGTGATGCAGCCGCCACCGAAAAACGAGGACTCTGGGGAATGGCCTACATTGACCTCGCAAAAAAAGGTGGTGGCTATGTCGCCGGCGATCAATGGATGGAAAACATCGGCAAATTAAACCGCCAAGTCGGCATCCCCACAGCCATCGACCGAAATAAACAGACCTTCACCACCAACTACCCGATGAGTGACGCCGCCATCTACTATGGTTGGTATACCACCAACTTCAATGGCCCCCTCCTCAACCCGCACTTCAACTTCCGCCGGGGAGCCGTCGCCGTTCACCTGCACTCCTACAGCGCCTCCCATTTGCGCAATGCCAAAAGCCGCTGGACCGGACCTATTCTCGAAAAGGGCGCAGCAGCCACCGTAGGCAACGTCTACGAACCCTACCTTCACCTGACCCATCATCTCGACATCTTCCATGACCGCCTGCTCAAAGGCTACTCACTGGTCGAGGCTGCCTACATGGCCAATCCAGCACTCTCATGGCAAGCGCTTGTGCTCGGCGACCCACTTTACCGCCCCTTCATCCACTTCGAAGGAGGAGGAGAAAAAGATGATTTCGACCGCGACTATCGCGCGATCCGGATGGCCAATCAAATCTGGAAAGACAAGCCCGAAACCATGGTGAAAAAACTGCGGACCAAGGCGGCGGAGCTCGGCAATGCGACACTCTACGAATACCTCGGCCTCTGGCACCGCGAACAGAAACAAAACGAGGTCGCTATCGCCTTTTTCCAAACCGCGAGTAAAAAACACATGCTCAGCGCTGATCGGCTCCGGCAATGGATCTACACCGCTGACATCCACCGTCAATCAGGCAACAAAGTGCTGGCCATCGAAACTCTGAAAAAAGCCAAACTCATCATTCCGCAAATTCCGGAAAGCCAATCCGTCACCGCCCTGCTCAACATCCTCGACCCTCCTCCGCCGCCACCCGCACAACAAAAAGCGAACGCAGCAAAACCTTGA
- a CDS encoding outer membrane lipoprotein-sorting protein, with the protein MKRYFTLSLMTLACVLPLSLTPCVEAADDIKAAIQAERIVKGVRLASTLQNNDLNGHLRKKGKRTPIGLFLRGENIQFQYQENKVWQVYHMRLKQNQFDLFQIRNGKNVAFPKEKLGQPIMNSDLTYEDLAFRFLYWPNPKIVGQQKIKLQPCHKIRLENPGSGGRYDIVYIWVHQKYNALMQVVGYDKKGKILKKFHVTDLMDVDGGKGKTLKKMNVETYNPTTGKVTGISYLEFKEPKPAARKGLGGPPKR; encoded by the coding sequence ATGAAGCGATATTTTACCCTCTCACTGATGACGCTTGCCTGCGTCTTGCCTCTCAGCCTGACACCCTGTGTGGAGGCTGCTGATGATATCAAAGCGGCGATTCAGGCCGAACGCATTGTCAAAGGTGTCAGACTGGCAAGCACCTTGCAAAACAACGACCTCAATGGACATCTGCGTAAGAAGGGCAAACGCACACCGATCGGGCTGTTTTTACGCGGAGAAAACATTCAGTTCCAGTATCAGGAGAACAAAGTCTGGCAGGTTTACCACATGCGATTGAAACAGAACCAATTCGACCTGTTTCAAATCCGCAATGGGAAAAATGTGGCCTTTCCCAAGGAGAAACTTGGCCAGCCGATCATGAACTCCGACCTCACCTACGAGGATCTGGCATTCCGCTTCCTCTACTGGCCGAACCCGAAAATCGTAGGACAACAAAAAATCAAACTTCAGCCCTGCCATAAAATCCGGCTGGAAAACCCAGGTTCAGGAGGCCGCTACGATATCGTCTACATCTGGGTGCACCAAAAATACAACGCGCTGATGCAAGTTGTTGGCTACGATAAAAAGGGAAAAATCCTTAAAAAATTCCACGTCACCGACTTGATGGATGTGGACGGAGGAAAGGGAAAGACCCTGAAAAAAATGAATGTGGAAACCTATAACCCGACCACGGGCAAGGTGACTGGTATCTCCTACCTCGAATTTAAAGAACCCAAGCCTGCGGCACGCAAAGGACTCGGAGGCCCACCCAAGCGATAA
- a CDS encoding TraR/DksA family transcriptional regulator, with product MTESETKELREALELQRQHVLKDVNRHGIMNGVGAGVIADETERAEKIADAAVEHQLGYSESKLLEKIEYALDRLEEGNYGICDGCGKQINIERLKAKPSVSLCIECQSAKEQG from the coding sequence ATGACCGAAAGTGAAACAAAAGAACTGAGAGAGGCTTTGGAGCTACAGCGTCAGCATGTGCTCAAAGATGTAAACCGTCATGGTATTATGAATGGTGTGGGTGCCGGCGTGATTGCCGATGAGACTGAGCGTGCAGAAAAGATCGCAGATGCAGCGGTGGAGCACCAGTTGGGGTATTCTGAAAGTAAGTTACTCGAGAAGATTGAGTATGCATTGGATCGTCTCGAAGAGGGGAACTATGGCATTTGTGATGGCTGTGGAAAGCAGATCAATATCGAACGTCTCAAGGCCAAACCTTCGGTGTCGCTTTGCATCGAGTGCCAGAGTGCCAAGGAGCAGGGGTAA
- a CDS encoding LutC/YkgG family protein, translating to MSRDAIFSNIKNAIAKHSPTTPLPDYDPAIVHSPPKLEGEDLWQIFSRNFSAVNGKPMQSVDELIALLKEQNQSHGYCDPSLMDSIGSKLVEAGLNVETEYDRSRYDDYAFGITRATGAIAESGTLILNDEQTSDRLAALSPWVHVGVMKRSEILRTIPDAIASFGNSPNIIWATGPSKTADVEGILIEGVHGPGEEIALMLD from the coding sequence ATGAGCCGAGACGCCATTTTTTCCAACATCAAAAATGCAATAGCCAAGCATTCCCCAACCACGCCGCTGCCAGATTACGACCCTGCCATTGTGCACTCCCCTCCCAAACTTGAAGGTGAGGATCTCTGGCAAATATTCAGTCGCAACTTTTCAGCGGTAAACGGCAAACCGATGCAGTCGGTCGACGAACTCATCGCCTTGCTCAAGGAGCAAAATCAATCCCACGGATACTGTGATCCCTCGCTCATGGACTCAATCGGGTCCAAACTGGTTGAAGCAGGGCTGAACGTTGAAACCGAATACGACCGAAGCCGTTATGACGATTATGCATTTGGCATCACCCGGGCAACCGGAGCCATCGCGGAAAGTGGCACCCTCATTCTCAATGACGAACAAACATCCGACCGCTTGGCAGCACTCAGCCCATGGGTCCACGTCGGAGTCATGAAGCGTTCTGAAATCCTGCGTACCATCCCCGATGCCATTGCCTCATTTGGCAATAGCCCAAATATCATCTGGGCCACCGGCCCCTCAAAGACAGCCGACGTCGAAGGCATTCTCATTGAAGGTGTCCACGGCCCGGGCGAAGAAATCGCCCTGATGCTGGACTAA
- a CDS encoding glycosyl hydrolase 115 family protein, with protein sequence MRVLTSITILVLHVVFQLSHAEPQESIPPTKTGSPLKVQNSPSKGSFPLVDAQQKAAVIHYDQADAKVVSIAAKLFSKDVQAVTGAVPKITTEESKDSNPSILIGTLGKSRAIDQLVKTGKLNAESIKGQWESFLITQIDHQLIIAGADRRGTAFGVFTLSKHIGVSPLCWWADVPPATKSQLHITAKHYREGSPSVQYRGLFINDEAMGPESLHLWAKENYEPEEGRIGPKTYAKVFELLLRLKANYCWPAMHGPSKAFNMNPQNARIADDYAIVMGTSHCEQMLRNNITEWREESMGPWNYKTNRNRIYQYWEDRIKTNKQYENTYTVGLRGTGDTEMEGTSGIGEMVGITQQALKDQRKIISDHIDHDPSKVPQILCTYKEVLEIYQHGLKVPDDITLLWADDNHGYTRQLSTPEEQKRSGGSGIYYHLSLLGTPDGYLWLSTISPTLMAYELSKAHAYGADRIWVINVGDIKPAEKELTFAMDLAWDINSWTPEKANRFIRSWAGETFGAAHAEEIADVMQEFYRLAATGKPEHVYRLEFSEQEIEQRLRDYRKLGDKAEAIAASLPKSYQSAYDHLILYPVQGCRWQNEHMLMARLSLLKASRGDAKQALDDAKQSQAATRQLDSITARYNAAGGQGKWEKMMSWWPRFHRVKPDTATPELCKQIETSTPNIRLNLAEARPNQNVRYNKETLSGTAAGGRVSIPFTSSRAGNNALWVRTTMPTYSKWSYAKSAPPVPTITGTLNGKPFSGELHPHGNRWHTAITPPTWCKLGDVSIRKGENQIEFHLSDPLIQISDIQISMVQPVPASPRFTVSAGDFTKQGKGKHSSISKLPDLGSGSGVACMPFTAPSLNDSQLVDAAWVEYSFPWSKEATHLVIRTLPNQRIHEGRGVRYAVSVDGAPANVFDVQAEEFSSEWQHNVIHGYTSRRLEISKKDATPLVVRIYLLDPGLVLQELRVE encoded by the coding sequence ATGCGAGTCCTCACCAGCATCACCATCCTCGTTCTCCACGTCGTCTTCCAGCTCAGCCATGCCGAGCCCCAGGAATCCATCCCCCCGACCAAAACAGGGAGTCCACTCAAGGTCCAAAATAGTCCATCCAAGGGAAGCTTCCCTCTTGTTGATGCGCAGCAAAAGGCCGCTGTGATTCACTACGACCAAGCGGACGCCAAGGTGGTATCCATTGCCGCCAAACTTTTTTCGAAAGACGTTCAGGCCGTCACGGGGGCGGTCCCAAAAATCACCACAGAAGAATCGAAGGATTCCAATCCAAGCATCCTGATCGGAACCCTCGGCAAGAGCCGCGCCATTGACCAACTCGTCAAAACGGGGAAACTCAATGCCGAATCCATCAAAGGCCAATGGGAGTCATTTCTCATCACCCAGATAGACCATCAGCTCATCATTGCCGGAGCCGACCGCAGGGGAACGGCCTTCGGCGTCTTCACTCTGAGTAAACACATCGGAGTTTCCCCTCTCTGTTGGTGGGCCGATGTTCCTCCGGCAACAAAGTCCCAACTGCACATCACGGCTAAGCACTACCGTGAAGGCTCCCCTTCCGTGCAATACCGTGGTCTGTTTATCAACGATGAAGCCATGGGACCGGAAAGCCTGCACCTCTGGGCAAAAGAAAACTATGAACCCGAGGAAGGCAGAATCGGCCCCAAAACCTATGCCAAAGTCTTTGAGCTTTTGCTTCGACTCAAGGCCAACTACTGCTGGCCTGCCATGCACGGTCCGTCCAAGGCATTCAACATGAACCCACAAAATGCCCGCATCGCCGATGATTATGCCATCGTTATGGGAACCTCCCATTGCGAACAAATGCTGCGCAATAACATCACCGAGTGGCGAGAAGAAAGCATGGGGCCATGGAATTATAAAACCAACCGCAACCGAATCTATCAATATTGGGAAGACCGGATCAAAACCAATAAACAATACGAAAACACCTACACCGTCGGGCTGAGAGGAACCGGTGACACCGAAATGGAAGGCACCAGCGGTATTGGCGAAATGGTCGGCATCACCCAACAAGCCCTGAAAGACCAACGAAAAATCATCTCCGACCACATCGATCACGATCCAAGCAAGGTCCCTCAAATCCTCTGCACCTATAAAGAAGTGCTCGAGATCTATCAACACGGACTCAAGGTCCCGGATGACATCACCCTGCTCTGGGCAGATGATAACCACGGCTACACCCGCCAACTCAGCACACCCGAAGAACAAAAACGCAGCGGAGGCTCCGGTATCTATTACCACTTATCCTTGTTAGGAACTCCCGACGGCTACCTCTGGCTCAGCACCATCTCCCCCACCCTGATGGCCTACGAGCTGAGTAAGGCCCACGCCTATGGAGCCGACCGAATCTGGGTGATCAACGTTGGTGATATCAAACCGGCCGAAAAAGAGCTCACCTTTGCCATGGATCTGGCATGGGACATCAACAGCTGGACACCTGAAAAGGCCAACCGGTTTATCCGCAGCTGGGCAGGAGAAACATTTGGAGCCGCACACGCAGAAGAGATTGCCGATGTGATGCAGGAGTTTTACCGACTTGCAGCAACCGGCAAACCAGAGCACGTCTATCGACTCGAATTCAGCGAACAAGAAATCGAACAACGCCTCCGGGATTACCGGAAGCTTGGAGACAAAGCCGAAGCCATCGCGGCATCACTGCCGAAAAGCTATCAAAGCGCCTACGACCATCTGATCCTTTACCCGGTGCAAGGCTGCCGCTGGCAAAACGAACACATGCTGATGGCACGGCTCAGTTTACTCAAAGCCTCCCGCGGTGATGCCAAACAAGCACTGGACGATGCCAAACAATCACAAGCGGCCACCCGCCAACTCGACAGCATCACCGCCCGGTACAATGCCGCTGGAGGTCAGGGAAAATGGGAGAAGATGATGAGCTGGTGGCCACGGTTCCACCGGGTCAAACCCGATACCGCCACCCCGGAACTCTGCAAGCAAATCGAAACCAGTACTCCGAACATCCGCCTCAACCTCGCTGAGGCTCGACCCAACCAGAACGTCCGATACAACAAGGAGACCCTCTCGGGAACGGCAGCAGGAGGCCGGGTCAGCATCCCCTTCACCTCCAGTCGAGCAGGTAACAATGCGCTCTGGGTCAGAACCACCATGCCAACCTACAGCAAATGGTCCTACGCAAAGTCAGCCCCACCCGTTCCCACGATCACGGGAACACTCAATGGCAAACCATTCAGCGGCGAACTCCACCCACATGGAAACCGCTGGCATACAGCCATCACCCCGCCAACCTGGTGCAAGCTCGGTGATGTCAGCATTCGTAAAGGTGAGAACCAGATCGAATTTCATCTATCCGATCCCTTGATTCAGATTTCTGACATCCAGATCAGCATGGTGCAGCCCGTCCCTGCCTCACCACGGTTCACCGTTTCCGCCGGAGATTTCACCAAACAAGGAAAAGGAAAACACTCCAGCATCAGCAAACTTCCGGACCTGGGATCAGGCAGCGGGGTTGCCTGCATGCCTTTTACTGCGCCCTCGCTCAATGACAGCCAACTCGTGGACGCGGCATGGGTTGAATACTCGTTCCCATGGAGCAAAGAGGCCACGCATCTGGTCATACGCACTCTACCCAACCAACGCATCCACGAAGGCAGGGGCGTGCGCTACGCGGTATCAGTCGATGGAGCTCCAGCCAACGTCTTTGATGTCCAGGCCGAAGAGTTTAGCTCTGAGTGGCAACACAACGTCATCCATGGCTACACCAGCCGCCGTCTGGAAATCTCAAAAAAGGATGCCACCCCGCTCGTGGTTCGCATTTACCTGCTCGACCCAGGCCTTGTTTTACAAGAACTCCGTGTCGAGTGA